One genomic region from Prunus persica cultivar Lovell chromosome G3, Prunus_persica_NCBIv2, whole genome shotgun sequence encodes:
- the LOC18782853 gene encoding uncharacterized protein LOC18782853, with protein sequence MPAIGCSLELSKNWNPMWPSLKLRLVTSKICWSLVCFTGAKPQPQNSQGFKTGLRGETFTLSNIENTESPRNHLTNNLARIVVKTQYPSEGKMQIHERAVNTQTQRAWNHMGVPKVDPCI encoded by the exons ATGCCAGCTATTGGATGCTCACTTGAATTGTCAAAGAATTGGAATCCTATGTGGCCAAGCTTGAAGTTGAGATTGGTGACTTCAAAAATCTGCTGGTCACTCGTGTGTTTCACAGGAGCAAAACCACAACCACAGAATTCTCAAGGCTTCAAAACTGGTCTGAGAGGAGAGACCTTTACTCTCAGCAATATTGAGAACACTGAGTCACCCAGGAACCACTTGACCAATAATCTTGCAAGGATTGTTGTCAAGACCCAATATCCATCTGAAG GAAAAATGCAGATCCATGAGAGGGCAGTCAACACACAAACTCAAAGGGCATGGAATCACATGGGGGTGCCAAAGGTGGACCCGTGCATCTG A
- the LOC18781872 gene encoding mitogen-activated protein kinase kinase kinase 5, translating to MKRKAEIKVEVKIKKQRNCRRNHGVNWVRGELIGRGRYGSVHLATSTKPITRSVQHEAEVLIKLKGCPSVIECFGGQFTADENGEKVYNLFLEYASGGSLDHLIKNSNGCGLPESEVRWYTKSILEGVKRIHQCDYVHCDLTPENILLLPTTTSCGSTSLVAKRADFGLAKRTKEKVGGSGCRGSPMYLSAEALLDKLQDQPSEIWSVGCIVLEMLTGKPPWDTRFCWKPQDFLDMLVFDSPKIPAKISKEGRHFLKICLAFNPCKRLTAEELLSRPFVCALNTTRRYNGASQSDTASVTLSSSSEEVIVH from the exons ATGAAAAGAAAGGCAGAAATAAAAGTAgaagtaaaaataaagaagcagAGGAATTGCAGGCGTAATCATGGAGTGAACTGGGTAAGAGGAGAGCTGATCGGAAGAGGAAGATATGGGTCTGTTCATCTTGCCACTTCCACGAAACCCATCACACG GTCTGTTCAGCATGAGGCAGAGGTGCTCATCAAACTTAAGGGCTGCCCTTCTGTTATTGAGTGCTTTGGTGGACAATTCACCGCCGATGAGAATGGTGAGAAGGTCTACAATTTGTTCTTGGAATATGCCTCTGGCGGAAGCCTTGATCATCTGATCAAGAATTCCAATGGTTGTGGATTGCCGGAATCTGAGGTTAGGTGGTATACCAAGTCAATTCTTGAAGGGGTTAAGCGCATTCACCAGTGTGATTATGTTCACTGTGATTTGACCCCGGAGAACATTCTGCTTCTGCCTACCACCACAAGTTGTGGAAGTACTAGTTTGGTGGCGAAGAGAGCCGATTTCGGATTGGCTaagagaacaaaagaaaaggtggGTGGATCTGGATGTAGAGGCTCTCCTATGTATCTGTCCGCAGAAGCTTTGCTTGACAAGTTGCAGGATCAGCCCTCTGAAATTTGGTCTGTTGGTTGCATTGTGCTTGAGATGCTTACCGGGAAGCCCCCATGGGATACGCGTTTTTGTTGGAAGCCTCAGGATTTCCTGGACATGCTTGTTTTTGACTCTCCCAAGATTCCAGCTAAAATCTCAAAGGAGGGGAGGCATTTTCTAAAGATTTGCCTAGCCTTCAATCCCTGTAAAAGGTTAACTGCTGAAGAGCTCTTATCTCGTCCATTCGTTTGTGCATTGAATACAACCAGAAGATATAATGGAGCTTCACAATCTGATACTGCAAGTGTAACTTTGAGTTCAAGCAGTGAAGAAGTGATTGTGCATTGA
- the LOC109948003 gene encoding mitogen-activated protein kinase kinase kinase 2-like, whose translation MAVKSAKVSASESIKHESDVLLEIKGCPFIIERLGEETTATDKGDMVYNLLLEFASGGTLDGLIHKSKGHKLSEYDVRRYTRSILEGIQHIHKYDYVHCDLKPDNILLLPTTTTSSGGTSFVAKIADFGLAKKTKVNYSRWRGTPRYLSPEAFINNKQDQSSDIWSLGCIVFEMLTGKSPWDLKPGYNPNNFPDVLMFDHLRTCKLPTGISDMARDFLKSCLAMNSRERLTAESLLSHPFVAQPQSSKEGHTKVKLINSFLGYASGQLGQAVYYAFKIASLPFRCLAQRNFVIFVVVLLLLGFSGFPIAAVSFSSGGLLIIDMKQDNIAAMSLSSGGLLIIDYMKQDNEI comes from the exons ATGGCGGTGAAATCAGCAAAGGTCTCTGCTTCTGAGTCCATTAAACATGAGTCAGACGTTCTCCTTGAGATCAAGGGTTGCCCTTTCATTATCGAGCGCTTAGGTGAAGAGACCACGGCCACAGACAAGGGTGACATGGTCTACAACTTGTTGTTAGAATTTGCTTCCGGAGGAACCCTAGATGGTCTCATACATAAATCAAAAGGTCATAAATTATCCGAATATGATGTTAGAAGATACACAAGGTCAATTCTTGAAGGGATTCAACACATTCACAAGTATGACTATGTTCACTGCGATTTGAAGCCGGACAACATTTTGCTTCTGCCTACCACAACAACTAGTTCTGGTGGTACTAGTTTTGTAGCCAAGATTGCAGATTTTGGACTCGCTAAGAAAACCAAAGTAAATTACAGTCGATGGAGAGGCACGCCTAGGTATCTGTCCCCAGAGGCTTTTATTAATAACAAACAAGATCAGTCCTCTGATATTTGGTCTCTAGGTTGTATTGTGTTTGAGATGCTAACCGGCAAGTCGCCCTGGGATTTGAAGCCTGGTTACAATCCAAACAATTTCCCTGACGTGTTGATGTTTGATCATCTACGTACTTGCAAACTTCCGACTGGGATCTCAGATATGGCCAGGGATTTTCTCAAGAGTTGCCTTGCCATGAATAGCAGGGAAAGATTAACAGCGGAAAGTCTCTTGTCTCATCCATTCGTAGCGCAGCCACAATCATCAAAAGAGGGTCATACCAAGGTGAAGCTGATTAACTCCTTTTTGGGCTACGCATCTGGT CAACTGGGGCAAGCTGTCTATTATGCCTTTAAAATAGCTTCACTTCCATTTCGATG CTTGGCTCAGAgaaattttgtgatttttgttgttgtgctACTTCTACTGGGATTCTCTGGTTTTCCAATTGCTGCAGTGTCCTTCTCTTCTGGTGGTTTACTGATCATTGACATGAAGCAGGACAAT ATTGCTGCAATGTCCTTGTCTTCTGGTGGCTTACTGATCATTGACTACATGAAGCAGGACAATGAAATTTGA